In Drosophila simulans strain w501 chromosome 3R, Prin_Dsim_3.1, whole genome shotgun sequence, a single window of DNA contains:
- the LOC6728799 gene encoding 60S ribosomal protein L34, with protein sequence MVQRLTLRRRLSYNTRSNKRRIVRTPGGRLVYQYVKKNPTVPRCGQCKEKLKGITPSRPSERPRMSKRLKTVSRTYGGVLCHSCLRERIVRAFLIEEQKIVKSLKSQREALVKPVKAPKAKPEPKKKPAAGAKGTKAGAGKVTKGGAGAKGAAGKKPGQKPAVGKPRK encoded by the exons atgGTCCAACGTCTGACGCTCCGGAGACGCCTGTCCTACAACACACGCTCCAACAAGCGGCGCAT TGTTCGCACGCCCGGTGGACGTCTGGTTTACCAGTATGTGAAGAAGAACCCCACCGTGCCCCGTTGCGGCCAGTGCAAGGAGAAGTTGAAGGGTATCACCCCCTCCCGCCCCAGCGAGCGCCCCCGCATGTCCAAGCGCCTGAAGACCGTGTCCAGGACCTACGGTGGAGTGCTGTGCCACAGCTGCCTGCGCGAGCGCATCGTGCGCGCCTTTCTCATCGAGGAGCAGAAGATCGTCAAGTCGCTGAAGAGCCAGCGCGAGGCGCTCGTCAAGCCGGTGAAGGCCCCCAAGGCCAAGCCCGAGCCCAAGAAGAAGCCCGCCGCTGGAGCCAAGGGAACCAAGGCCGGTGCCGGCAAGGTCACCAAGGGTGGTGCTGGCGCCAAGGGAGCCGCTGGCAAGAAGCCCGGCCAGAAGCCAGCCGTCGGCAAGCCCAGGAAGTGA
- the LOC6728797 gene encoding golgin-45, with translation MEANESAVQGTDKSPACRTSGDGMEQPENSGAAKTESEVPLSADVDIKVKRPQLSRKDSSVVQEAVMGRKTSTSSGHASNLPLPGLHTLYRRPEIVTRSLAPVVPKGELVQMRPRLVTSADSVPENKKTKAPKFVPYEPYPGAVNPMISEPTNKHKIHRDKNNLDIAVLVDQVSTLRTQELETEPTDIKETDTASSQELNSLKEELAKMREERNYFQAQYKFQTQVNSELKSLLVASVGEDLQTRVNLLTEDKLQLARALLDTANNLTTHTEQIEFLAGQCEVWRSKFLASSVMVEELARWKADLTQKNQLLNESTKQLLHATHQIREIQLDMLKQLKFLAKIRFLNLPATDVISLSAENLNILQRMVLHTGVGIPEETLKLSSASTSPLCEAEKYAVRALEFISQPLMATDEAIRALFDQAQRPHYVQSAASEVAPADNQQQ, from the exons ATGGAAGCGAATGAAAGCGCGGTGCAAGGTACGGACAAATCACCGGCTTGTCGCACCAGCGGCGATGGCATGGAGCAGCCGGAAAACAGTGGAGCGGCCAAAACAGAGAGCGAAGTCCCATTGAGTGCTGATGTGGACATCAAGGTGAAGAGGCCGCAATTGTCGCGGAAAGACAGCTCCGTTGTTCAGGAGGCTGTCATGGGCAGGAAGACATCAACCAGCAGCGGCCACGCCTCAAATTTGCCCCTTCCTGGCTTACATACCCTGTACAGAAGGCCCGAGATCGTCACCCGTAGTTTGGCGCCTGTTGTGCCCAAGGGGGAGCTGGTCCAGATGCGGCCAAGACTGGTCACCAGCGCGGACTCGGTGCCCGAAAATAAGAAGACCAAGGCACCGAAATTCGTGCCGTACGAACCATATCCGGGTGCCGTGAATCCCATGATCTCTGAGCCAACGAATAAACACAAAATCCATCGGGATAAGAACAACTTGGATATTGCAGTGCTGGTGGATCAGGTGTCAACGCTGCGCACCCAGGAATTGGAGACTGAGCCGACGGATATTAAGGAAACAGACACAGCCAGCAGCCAGGAGCTAAACTCACTTAAagaggagctggccaagatgcgTGAGGAACGCAATTACTTTCAAGCCCAGTATAAGTTCCAAACGCAGGTGAACAGCGAGCTGAAGAGCCTGCTGGTGGCCTCCGTGGGCGAGGATCTGCAGACACGGGTTAATCTCCTCACGGAGGACAAACTGCAACTGGCCAGAGCTCTACTGGACACTGCCAACAATTTGACCACCCACACCGAACAGATTGAGTTCCTGGCCGGCCAGTGTGAGGTCTGGCGATCTAAATTCCTCGCCAGCAGCGTTATGGTCGAGGAGTTAGCCCGCTGGAAAGCCGATCTCACGCAGAAGAATCAGCTACTGAACGAGTCAACGAAGCAACTGCTGCATGCCACCCATCAGATCCGCGAAATTCAGCTAGATATGCTTAAGCAACTGAAGTTCCTGGCCAAGATTCGTTTCCTCAACCTACCCGCCACCGATGTAATCAGCCTGAGTGCCGAAAACCTGAACATTCTCCAACGCATGGTCCTGCACACTGGCGTGGGCATTCCCGAGGAGACACTAAAGTTGTCCAGCGCCAGCACAAGTCCACTTTGTGAGGCGGAGAAGTACGCGGTTAGG GCCTTGGAATTCATTAGTCAGCCCCTTATGGCCACCGATGAAGCCATACGAGCACTTTTCGACCAGGCCCAGCGGCCCCACTACGTGCAATCAGCTGCATCCGAAGTAGCTCCTGCCGATAATCAGCAGCAATAG
- the LOC6728798 gene encoding omega-amidase NIT2 encodes MSKTSNIMRLALLQLKGSKDKVANVQNAVSKIEAAVKEHKPRLITLPECFNAPYGTKYFREYSETIPDGYTSLQLSNLAKKHQVYIVGGTIPELGENDAIYNTCTVWSPTGDLVAKHRKMHLFDIDVKGGIRFKESETLSAGNDFTIIDVDGHKIGIGICYDIRFEEMARLYRNAGCEMIIYPAAFNMTTGPLHWELLQRSRANDNQLFVVTTSPARDTSAEYVAYGHSMVVNPWAKVQQSASEGEETLVADIDFSEVEQVRQQIPVFGQRRLDLYATEKKST; translated from the exons ATGAGCAAAACTAGCAACA tCATGCGTTTGGCGCTTCTGCAGCTAAAGGGTTCCAAGGACAAGGTGGCCAATGTCCAAAACGCCGTCAGCAAAATCGAGGCGGCGGTCAAGGAACACAAGCCCCGATTGATTACTCTGCCGGAGTGCTTCAATGCTCCATACGGCACCAAGTACTTTCGGGAGTATTCCGAGACCATTCCCGATGGCTACACCTCTCTGCAGCTCTCCAATTTGGCCAAGAAGCACCAGGTGTACATCGTGGGCGGAACAATCCCTGAATTGGGCGAAAACGATGCCATCTACAACACCTGCACGGTTTGGTCACCCACCGGTGACCTTGTGGCCAAGCACCGCAAGATGCATCTATTTGATATAGATGTCAAGGGTGGCATTCGCTTCAAGGAGTCGGAAACGCTGTCCGCAGGCAATGATTTCACCATCATCGACGTAGATGGCCACAAGATTGGCATCGGCATCTGCTACGACATTCGTTTCGAGGAGATGGCGAGGCTCTATCGCAACGCAGGCTGCGAGATGATCATCTACCCGGCTGCATTCAACATGACCACGGGTCCACTGCACTGGGAGCTACTGCAGCGATCCCGTGCCAATGACAATCAACTCTTTGTGGTCACAACATCGCCGGCCCGTGACACAAGCGCCGAGTATGTGGCCTATGGCCATTCCATGGTGGTGAACCCATGGGCCAAGGTGCAGCAGAGTGCCAGTGAAGGCGAGGAAACCCTGGTGGCCGATATTGATTTCTCCGAGGTGGAGCAGGTGCGTCAGCAGATTCCCGTCTTTGGGCAGAGACGTCTAGATCTGTACGCCACCGAAAAGAAGTCCACATAG
- the LOC6728800 gene encoding protein FMC1 homolog, which yields MTGTKVLRSLLHELRQASPNGCIKDSLAARYILAQYKKFATTEQQFCKARNEATFLGQTYLTYLASQRQYLKLYKEYHGRGERSVRDTADLVGFKLPSDPK from the coding sequence ATGACGGGAACCAAGGTGTTGCGCTCCCTGCTGCACGAATTGCGCCAGGCATCTCCAAATGGCTGCATCAAGGACTCGCTGGCCGCGCGCTACATTTTGGCGCAATACAAGAAGTTCGCCACCACGGAGCAACAATTCTGCAAGGCGCGCAACGAGGCTACTTTCCTGGGTCAAACCTACCTAACCTACCTAGCCAGCCAGCGCCAGTACTTGAAGCTCTACAAGGAATACCACGGGAGGGGCGAAAGATCCGTAAGGGATACCGCCGATTTGGTGGGCTTCAAGCTGCCCTCGGATCCCAAGTGA
- the LOC6728796 gene encoding BBSome-interacting protein 1 → MSSVEAEVLQKIDLIEPTTGKLFFEHKTELLFCRPHLMPLKTQALERLEEMHRATARQLQKKRQQTKKSTEPTGSL, encoded by the coding sequence ATGTCCTCAGTGGAGGCCGAGGTCCTGCAGAAAATCGATCTGATTGAGCCCACAACcggaaaattatttttcgagCACAAAACGGAGCTGCTTTTCTGCCGGCCACATCTGATGCCGCTGAAGACGCAGGCGCTGGAACGCCTGGAGGAAATGCATCGGGCCACCGCTCGCCAATTGCAGAAGAAGCGCCAGCAGACGAAGAAGTCTACGGAGCCCACAGGCTCGCTATGA
- the LOC6728795 gene encoding LMBR1 domain-containing protein 2 homolog — protein sequence MAYLLSFGIVAALFLASISLYRYGNIPRQHILVTLSVLTAWCFSFLIVFTIPLDVTSTLYRQCVEEHRPTPAPNVTNTSSATVAPPPQCQEPWGMVPASVFPNLWRIIYWSSQFLTWLIMPLMQSYLKAGDFTVKGKLKSALIENAIYYGSYLFICGVLLIYIAVKGESLDWQKLKAIASSASNTWGLFLLILLLGYALVEVPRSLWNNAKPGFALQYAYFKAAKLSTEKAEAEEHVDDILESLQGLSRVIPNNHELRPCLETILRKVPIELQERASRNFARTGGSGMGATSSTILPSEKALVRIHKQVIKSLQTLQRTEALWSVQVQTVLHLEDVAKNIHSSDRRFKSEFPRQRTQLERICYSATLQWYWECLLKAPFLKTMCVLTATMSAMVVWSELTFFSRHPVLSIFANVIYVAKESYDFFTIEVFSMVVLCYFFYCTYSTILRIRFLNLYYLAPHHQTNEHSLIFSGMLLCRLTPPMCLNFLGLIHMDTHIIPNRIMETVYTQIMGHMDVIGIISNGFNIYFPMCMLAFCLATWFSLGSRALNALGFQQFLQNETIATELVQEGKDLIAREKRRRQRAEEAMARRRDFNRTDQVLGSDYLSKYRSGGPGGLASSRTPADGLLRDGDSSFDYAAVASSSALGVPRSLSEEINDRFGVSTQVQVGFRDPDYEAEADGRIVGPPPRGLFDDV from the exons ATGGCGTACCTACTAAGCTTCGGCATCGTGGCCGCCCTATTCCTGGCCAGCATCTCGCTGTACCGCTACGGAAACATACCACGTCAGCACATCCTGGTCACCCTGTCCGTGCTGACCGCCTGGTGTTTCTCCTTCCTAATTGTATTCACCATTCCGCTGGACGTGACATCG ACGCTTTACCGCCAGTGCGTGGAGGAGCACCGACCGACACCAGCCCCAAATGTGACCAATACGTCCAGCGCCACGGTGGCTCCGCCGCCTCAGTGCCAGGAGCCGTGGGGCATGGTGCCCGCCTCCGTGTTTCCCAACCTCTGGCGCATTATTTACTGGAGCTCACAGTTCCTCACCTGGTTGATTATGCCGCTGATGCAGTCGTACCTCAAGGCGGGCGACTTCACCGTCAAGGGAAAACTGAAATCGGCACTGATAGAGAATGCCATCTACTACGGTTCCTACCTGTTCATCTGTGGCGTACTACTCATCTATATTGCCGTCAAAGGAGAGTCTCTCGATTGGCAAAAGCTCAAGGCAATTGCCTCGTCCGCATCGAACACATGGGGATTGTTCCTGCTCATTCTGTTACTGGGTTACGCTCTGGTGGAGGTACCTCGATCGCTGTGGAACAACGCCAAGCCGGGATTCGCACTGCAATATGCCTACTTTAAGGCCGCCAAATTGAGCACTGAGAAGGCCGAGGCCGAGGAGCATGTGGATGACATCCTGGAATCCCTGCAGGGCCTTAGCCGCGTCATACCCAACAATCACGAGCTGCGCCCCTGCCTGGAGACCATTCTGCGCAAAGTTCCCATTGAGCTGCAAGAGCGTGCGAGCCGAAACTTTGCTCGCACTGGAGGCAGCGGCATGGGTGCCACGAGCTCAACTATCTTGCCTTCGGAAAAGGCGCTGGTTCGCATTCATAAGCAAGTAATTAAATCGCTGCAAACATTGCAGCGCACCGAAGCGCTTTGGAGCGTGCAGGTGCAGACAGTGCTGCATCTGGAAGATGTGGCCAAGAATATACACTCCTCGGACCGGCGCTTCAAATCGGAGTTTCCGCGCCAGCGCACGCAGCTGGAGAGGATATGCTACAGCGCCACGCTGCAGTGGTACTGGGAGTGCCTGCTGAAGGCTCCGTTCCTCAAGACCATGTGCGTTCTGACCGCCACCATGTCGGCCATGGTGGTGTGGAGCGAGCTCACCTTCTTCAGTCGCCACCCTGTGCTTTCCATTTTCGCCAATGTTATCTACGTGGCCAAGGAGAGCTACGACTTCTTTACCATTGAAGTCTTCTCTATGGTTGTCCTCTGCTACTTCTTCTACTGCACTTACTCCACGATCTTGAGGATACGCTTCCTCAATCTGTACTACCTGGCACCGCATCACCAGACCAACGAGCACAGTCTGATCTTCAGCGGCATGCTGCTTTGCCGTCTGACACCACCCATGTGCCTCAACTTCCTGGGTCTCATCCATATGGACACACACATTATTCCCAAT CGCATTATGGAGACGGTCTACACGCAGATCATGGGCCACATGGATGTTATTGGCATCATCTCGAACGGCTTCAATATCTACTTCCCCATGTGTATGCTGGCCTTCTGCCTGGCCACTTGGTTTAGTCTCGGCAGTCGGGCACTGAATGCCCTCGGCTTTCAGCAGTTCCTGCAGAACGAAACGATTGCCACCGAGCTGGTGCAAGAGGGAAAGGATCTGATAGCCCGGGAAAAGCGCCGCCGCCAGCGTGCCGAGGAGGCGATGGCCAGACGGCGTGACTTCAACCGAACCGATCAGGTTCTGGGCAGCGATTACTTGAGCAAATACCGGAGTGGTGGACCCGGTGGACTGGCCAGTAGTCGCACGCCCGCCGACGGGCTGCTGCGCGATGGCGACAGCAGCTTTGACTATGCGGCAGTGGCCTCTTCCTCTGCACTGGGCGTACCGCGATCCCTGTCGGAGGAGATCAACGACCGTTTCGGTGTGAGCACCCAGGTGCAGGTGGGATTCCGAGACCCCGACTACGAGGCGGAAGCAGATGGTCGAATTGTCGGCCCGCCACCCCGAGGACTTTTCGACGATGTCTAG
- the LOC6728801 gene encoding odorant receptor 85f, which translates to MEPVQYSYEDFARLPTTVFWIMGYDMLGVPKTRSRRILYWIYRLLCLASHGVCVGFMVFRMVEAKTIDNVSLIMRYATLVTYIINSDTKFATALQGNAIQSLNSKLAELYPKTTLDRIYHRVNDHYWTKSFVYLVIIYIGSSIMVVIGPIITSIIAYFAQNVFTYMHCYPYFLYDPEKDPVWIYIGIYALEWLHSTQMVISNIGADIWLLYFQVQINLHFRGIIRSLEDHKPSVKHDQEDRKFIAKIVDKQVHLVSLQNDLNGIFGKSLLLSLLTTAAVICTVAVYTLIQGPTLEGFTYVIFIGTSVMQVYLVCYYGQQVLDLSGEVAHAVYNHDFHDASIAYKRYLLIIIIRAQQPVELNAMGYLSISLDTFKQLMSVSYRVITMLMQMIQ; encoded by the exons ATGGAACCGGTGCAGTACAGCTACGAGGATTTCGCTCGATTACCCACGACGGTGTTCTGGATCATGGGCTACGACATGCTGGGTGTTCCGAAGACCCGCTCTCGCAGGATACTATACTGGATATATCGCTTGCTCTGCCTCGCCAGCCATGGGGTCTGTGTGGGATTCATGGTATTTCGTATGGTGGAGGCGAAGACCATTGACAATGTTTCCCTCATCATGCGGTATGCCACTCTGGTTACCTATATCATCAACTCGGATACGAAATTCGCAACTGCATTACAAGGCAATGCCATCCAAAGTCTGAACTCAAAACTGGCCGAGCTATATCCGAAGACCACGCTGGACAGGATCTATCACCGGGTGAATGATCACTATTGGACCAAGTCATTTGTATATTTGGTTATTATCTACATTGGTTCGTCGATTATGGTTGTGATTGGACCAATTATTACGTCGATTATAGCTTACTTCGCGCAAAACGTTTTCACATACATGCACTGCTATCCGTACTTTTTGTATGATCCTGAGAAGGATCCGGTTTGGATCTACATCGGCATCTATGCTCTGGAATGGCTGCACAGCACACAGATGGTCATTTCGAACATTGGCGCGGATATCTGGCTGCTCTACTTTCAGGTGCAGATTAATCTTCACTTCAGGGGCATTATACGATCACTGGAGGATCACAAGCCCAGTGTGAAGCACGACCAGGAGGACAGGAAATTCATTGCGAAAATTGTGGACAAGCAGGTGCACCTGGTCAG TCTGCAAAACGATCTGAATGGCATCTTTGGAAAATCGTTGCTTCTCAGCCTGCTGACCACCGCAGCGGTTATCTGCACGGTGGCGGTGTACACTCTGATCCAGGGTCCCACCTTGGAGGGCTTCACCTACGTGATCTTCATCGGGACTTCTGTGATGCAGGTCTACCTGGTGTGCTATTACGGTCAGCAAGTTCTCGATTTG AGCGGCGAGGTGGCCCACGCCGTGTACAATCATGATTTCCACGATGCTTCTATAGCCTACAAGAGGTACCTGCTCATAATCATTATCAGGGCGCAGCAGCCCGTGGAACTGAATGCCATGGGCTACCTGTCCATTTCGCTGGACACCTTTAAACAG CTGATGAGTGTCTCCTATCGCGTTATAACCATGCTTATGCAGATGATTCAGtaa